A genomic stretch from Bacillus sp. E(2018) includes:
- the rplS gene encoding 50S ribosomal protein L19: MQQLIADLAKDQLKDLPKFRSGDTVRVHVKVIEGTRERIQLFEGVVIKKRGSGISETFTVRKISYGVGVERAFPLHSPKIANLEVVRRGKVRRAKLYYLRALRGKAARIKEIR, from the coding sequence ATGCAACAGCTTATTGCAGATCTAGCGAAAGATCAATTAAAAGATTTACCAAAATTCCGTTCAGGTGACACTGTTCGTGTACACGTGAAAGTAATCGAGGGTACTCGTGAGCGTATCCAGCTTTTTGAAGGTGTAGTTATCAAGAAGCGTGGATCAGGAATTTCTGAAACGTTTACTGTTCGTAAAATTTCTTATGGTGTTGGAGTGGAGCGTGCGTTCCCATTACATTCACCGAAGATCGCGAACCTTGAAGTAGTTCGTCGTGGTAAAGTTCGTCGTGCGAAGCTATACTACCTACGTGCACTTCGCGGTAAAGCAGCTCGTATTAAAGAAATTCGCTAA
- the trmD gene encoding tRNA (guanosine(37)-N1)-methyltransferase TrmD, translating into MKIDVLSLFPEMFSGVFGHSILKKAQEKNALELRVIDFREFSTNKHRNVDDYPYGGGAGMVLTPQPLFDAVEHLTKEVTGKPRIILLCPQGETFTQGKAEELANEEHLIFLCGHYEGYDERVRKHLVTDEISIGDYVLTGGELGAMVVIDAVGRLLPNVLGKEESHQEDSFSTGLLEHPQYTRPADFRGMKVPDVLMSGNHKNIEIWRKKESLRRTYERRPDLLEKINLTKEEEIWLNEIKDHKTT; encoded by the coding sequence ATGAAAATCGATGTCTTAAGCCTTTTTCCGGAAATGTTTTCTGGTGTTTTTGGTCATTCGATCTTAAAAAAAGCCCAGGAAAAAAACGCTCTCGAACTTCGAGTGATCGATTTCCGTGAGTTCTCAACCAACAAACATCGGAATGTAGATGATTATCCATACGGTGGAGGAGCAGGCATGGTCCTCACTCCGCAGCCTTTGTTTGATGCGGTGGAACATTTAACAAAAGAGGTAACTGGAAAACCTAGAATCATCCTTCTATGTCCTCAAGGTGAAACGTTTACTCAAGGAAAAGCAGAAGAGTTGGCTAATGAAGAGCATCTTATTTTCTTATGCGGTCATTATGAAGGTTATGATGAACGTGTTAGAAAGCATCTTGTGACAGATGAGATTTCAATCGGTGACTATGTATTAACGGGTGGCGAGCTTGGTGCTATGGTCGTCATAGACGCCGTTGGGAGACTGCTTCCTAATGTTCTAGGAAAAGAAGAATCTCACCAAGAGGATTCATTTAGCACAGGTTTGTTAGAGCACCCACAGTATACGAGACCAGCTGATTTTCGAGGAATGAAAGTACCTGATGTGCTTATGTCAGGAAACCATAAGAATATCGAAATATGGCGCAAGAAAGAGTCTTTAAGAAGAACATATGAACGTCGGCCAGATCTATTAGAAAAAATCAATTTAACAAAAGAAGAAGAAATTTGGCTTAATGAGATAAAAGATCATAAAACAACTTGA
- the rimM gene encoding ribosome maturation factor RimM (Essential for efficient processing of 16S rRNA), producing MENEWLNVGKIVNTHGIRGEVRVISRTDFPEERYKIGNTLYVDMGSEHIPVKIETHRKHKQFDLLTFENLHNINDVERFKGNLLRVPKNQSVALDEGEFFYHDIIGCSVFTVEGEELGKVKEILSPGANDVWVVKRKGFGSDILIPYIPSVVKSVDVKDLKIVIEPLEGLF from the coding sequence ATGGAAAATGAATGGCTGAACGTAGGTAAGATTGTAAATACACATGGAATCAGAGGAGAAGTCAGAGTGATCTCAAGAACTGACTTTCCTGAAGAGCGCTATAAGATTGGAAACACCTTATATGTAGACATGGGATCAGAACATATACCTGTAAAGATTGAAACGCATAGAAAGCATAAGCAGTTTGACCTTTTAACATTTGAAAACTTGCATAACATCAATGATGTTGAACGTTTCAAAGGAAATCTGCTTAGAGTGCCGAAGAATCAGTCTGTTGCACTAGATGAAGGAGAGTTCTTCTATCACGATATAATTGGCTGCTCTGTTTTCACTGTTGAAGGTGAGGAACTAGGTAAAGTTAAAGAAATATTGTCTCCAGGAGCAAACGATGTATGGGTAGTGAAGAGAAAAGGATTTGGTTCAGATATTCTTATCCCTTACATTCCTTCTGTAGTGAAATCAGTGGATGTGAAAGACTTAAAAATTGTTATTGAACCACTAGAAGGATTATTCTAA
- a CDS encoding KH domain-containing protein, producing the protein MTELIESIVKALVDHPDEVSVKEVQEGHRLVYQLTVNQTDMGKVIGKQGRVAKAIRTVVNAAGTNQNKRISIEIV; encoded by the coding sequence ATGACAGAGTTGATCGAATCAATTGTGAAAGCTCTAGTTGATCACCCAGATGAAGTAAGCGTCAAAGAGGTTCAAGAAGGACACCGACTTGTTTATCAATTAACTGTTAACCAGACGGATATGGGCAAAGTTATCGGTAAACAAGGAAGAGTGGCTAAAGCGATTCGTACGGTTGTGAATGCAGCAGGTACGAATCAAAATAAAAGGATTTCAATCGAAATCGTCTAA
- the rpsP gene encoding 30S ribosomal protein S16 — translation MAVKIRLKRMGAKKAPFYRVVVADSRSPRDGRFIEEIGTYNPVANPAEVKINEEKALEWMTNGAKPSDTVRNLFSKAGLMEKFHNAKNQK, via the coding sequence ATGGCAGTAAAAATTCGTTTAAAGCGTATGGGTGCTAAGAAAGCTCCTTTTTATCGTGTAGTAGTAGCAGATTCTCGTTCTCCTCGTGATGGACGTTTCATCGAAGAGATCGGAACTTATAACCCAGTTGCTAACCCAGCTGAAGTTAAGATCAACGAAGAAAAAGCTCTTGAGTGGATGACTAACGGTGCGAAACCATCTGACACTGTTCGTAACCTATTCTCAAAAGCTGGTCTTATGGAGAAATTCCATAACGCAAAAAACCAAAAATAA
- the ffh gene encoding signal recognition particle protein — protein MAFEGLADRLQNTLQKIRGKGKVNEADVKEMMREVRLALLEADVNFKVVKDFVKKVSERAVGQEVLKSLTPGQQVVKVVNDELTTLMGGEQSKIAVSNRPPTVIMMVGLQGAGKTTTTGKLANHLRKKQNRKPLLAAADIYRPAAIKQLETVGKQLDLPVFQMGDQVSPVKIAESAIAKAKEDHHDYVIIDTAGRLHIDETLMDELKQVKEISKPDEIFLVVDAMTGQDAVNVAESFNEALGITGVVLTKLDGDTRGGAALSIKAVTGLPIKFVGLGEKMDALEPFHPDRMASRILGMGDMLTLIEKAQTSVDEEKARDLQKKMRDMSFTFDDFLDQMGQVRNLGPLDEILGMLPGANKMKGLKNVQIDEKQIGHVEAIIRSMTLSEREQPEIINASRKRRIAKGSGRTVQEVNRLIKQFEDMKKMMKQMSGMMNGKKKKGGFKFPFM, from the coding sequence ATGGCATTTGAAGGTTTAGCCGACCGTCTTCAGAACACTTTACAAAAAATTCGTGGAAAAGGGAAAGTAAACGAAGCGGATGTAAAGGAAATGATGAGGGAAGTACGCCTTGCGCTTCTTGAGGCGGACGTTAACTTTAAAGTAGTTAAAGATTTTGTGAAAAAAGTATCTGAACGTGCTGTTGGTCAGGAAGTTTTAAAGAGTCTGACACCAGGACAGCAAGTAGTAAAAGTTGTTAACGATGAACTGACAACCCTCATGGGTGGGGAACAAAGTAAGATTGCCGTTTCCAACCGACCGCCAACAGTAATCATGATGGTTGGTCTACAAGGTGCTGGTAAAACAACAACAACAGGAAAGCTTGCTAATCATTTACGCAAAAAGCAAAATCGCAAACCGTTACTGGCCGCAGCTGACATCTATCGTCCTGCTGCGATCAAGCAATTAGAAACTGTAGGAAAGCAGTTAGATCTTCCTGTGTTTCAGATGGGTGATCAAGTAAGTCCTGTCAAAATTGCTGAGTCAGCCATCGCAAAAGCAAAAGAAGACCATCACGATTATGTCATTATCGATACAGCCGGGCGTTTACATATTGATGAAACGCTGATGGATGAGTTGAAACAGGTTAAAGAAATTTCAAAACCTGATGAAATCTTCTTGGTTGTTGATGCAATGACTGGTCAAGATGCTGTGAATGTAGCAGAGAGCTTTAACGAAGCGCTAGGAATCACCGGTGTTGTATTAACCAAACTAGATGGAGATACACGTGGTGGTGCCGCACTTTCCATAAAAGCTGTTACAGGCCTTCCTATTAAATTTGTAGGTCTAGGTGAAAAGATGGATGCTTTAGAGCCTTTCCATCCCGATCGTATGGCTTCTAGAATTTTAGGAATGGGTGACATGCTTACTCTTATCGAAAAGGCACAAACCTCAGTAGATGAAGAGAAAGCGCGAGATCTTCAGAAGAAGATGCGTGATATGTCGTTCACGTTCGATGATTTTCTTGATCAGATGGGACAAGTGAGAAATCTTGGACCGCTTGATGAAATACTTGGCATGCTCCCAGGTGCGAACAAGATGAAAGGCCTTAAAAACGTACAGATTGATGAAAAACAGATCGGCCACGTTGAAGCCATCATCCGTTCAATGACTCTTTCTGAAAGAGAACAGCCCGAGATTATTAATGCCAGCCGTAAACGCCGCATCGCTAAAGGAAGCGGGCGAACGGTACAAGAAGTGAATCGCCTCATCAAACAATTCGAGGACATGAAGAAAATGATGAAACAAATGTCCGGAATGATGAATGGCAAAAAGAAAAAAGGTGGATTCAAATTCCCTTTTATGTAA
- a CDS encoding putative DNA-binding protein, with protein MLDKTMRINYLFDFYQALLTPKQKNYMGLYYLDDYSLGEIAEQYNVSRQAVYDNIKRTEAMLEEYEEKLGLFAKFQERDQLLSSLRELLNSEPDNVIAIIDRLENME; from the coding sequence ATGCTAGATAAAACAATGAGAATTAATTATCTATTTGATTTTTACCAAGCATTATTAACCCCTAAACAGAAGAATTATATGGGTTTGTACTATTTGGACGATTATTCTCTCGGTGAAATTGCTGAACAATATAATGTCAGCCGTCAGGCCGTTTATGATAATATTAAACGGACAGAGGCGATGCTGGAAGAATATGAAGAAAAGTTAGGGCTTTTTGCAAAGTTTCAGGAACGTGACCAGTTGCTGTCATCTTTAAGAGAGCTTCTGAATTCTGAACCTGATAACGTAATTGCAATTATCGATCGCCTTGAAAATATGGAATAG
- the ftsY gene encoding signal recognition particle-docking protein FtsY, giving the protein MSFLKRLKEKFSTQQSEESSEKFKSGLEKTRNSFSFKVNDLLKRFRKVDEEFFEELEEILIGADVGVHTVLDIIDQLKDVARTKNIQNPMELRSAITEKLAEMLQKEESDNKLNLQTDGMTVILFVGVNGVGKTTTIGKLAHQLKNDGKKVILAAGDTFRAGAIDQLEVWGERAGVDVIKHHEGADPAAVIYDSIQAAKSRKADVLLCDTAGRLQNKVNLMNELSKVKRVIEREIPGAPHEVLLVVDATTGQNAMNQAKTFGQSTDVTGLVLTKLDGTAKGGIVLAIRHELDIPVKFVGLGEKIDDLQEFDADQFVYGLFAGTEEE; this is encoded by the coding sequence GTGAGTTTTTTAAAACGATTAAAAGAAAAGTTCTCAACACAGCAATCTGAGGAATCATCGGAAAAATTTAAGAGTGGACTTGAGAAAACGAGGAACTCTTTTTCATTTAAAGTGAACGATCTACTAAAACGATTTAGAAAAGTGGATGAAGAATTCTTCGAAGAGTTAGAGGAGATCTTGATCGGAGCAGATGTTGGGGTTCATACCGTTCTTGATATTATTGATCAACTGAAAGATGTGGCACGAACGAAAAACATTCAAAATCCAATGGAGCTTCGATCAGCGATCACTGAGAAATTAGCTGAGATGCTTCAAAAAGAAGAAAGCGATAATAAACTGAACTTACAGACCGACGGAATGACCGTTATCCTGTTCGTTGGTGTGAACGGTGTTGGTAAAACAACAACGATCGGGAAACTGGCTCATCAGTTGAAGAACGATGGTAAGAAAGTGATTCTAGCGGCGGGAGATACTTTCCGTGCAGGTGCGATTGATCAGCTTGAAGTGTGGGGAGAACGTGCTGGCGTTGATGTGATCAAACATCATGAAGGAGCAGACCCTGCAGCTGTTATTTACGACAGCATTCAAGCTGCTAAGTCTCGGAAAGCGGATGTACTGCTCTGTGATACTGCTGGTAGACTACAAAATAAAGTGAATCTGATGAACGAGCTTTCAAAAGTGAAACGTGTTATCGAACGTGAGATTCCTGGTGCTCCTCATGAGGTTTTGCTTGTCGTAGATGCTACAACAGGTCAGAACGCAATGAATCAGGCTAAAACTTTCGGACAATCAACGGATGTTACAGGCTTAGTTCTAACAAAGCTTGATGGAACGGCAAAAGGTGGAATCGTTTTAGCGATTCGTCACGAACTAGATATTCCAGTCAAGTTTGTGGGACTTGGTGAGAAGATTGATGATCTTCAGGAATTTGATGCAGATCAGTTTGTATATGGTCTATTTGCAGGAACTGAAGAAGAATAA
- the smc gene encoding chromosome segregation protein SMC, translating into MFLKRIDVAGFKSFAERIQVEFVQGVTAVVGPNGSGKSNISDAVRWVLGEQSAKSLRGSKMEDIIFAGSDHRKPLNVAEVTLTLDNEDQHLPLDYNEISITRRVYRSGDSEYLINKQQCRLKDIVELFMDSGLGREAFSIIGQGRVEEILSSKSDERRKIFEEAAGVLKYKTRKQKAEIKLTETQENLNRVEDILHELEGQVEPLKIQASIARDYLEKKEELEIVETAVIVQEIEDLHARWEKQKELVAELQKQESVLSLKVKSGESKIERARLDMQAMDESIDELQSALLLASETLEKLEGKKEVLKERKKNYDQNKTSLLEQIQLYKAKKEELGKQLSVEKDVLQDKEKQLKSIKKQVKDEEGRLSVLEMDVEAELEKLKSDYFERLNEQTTIKNEMRYIEDQARQQSSKSSRLDEENTKYLEQREALKETRKNAEAAYQMAETQLKTKQEEYQSLKSEISIEDQEARTLQDKLYQAYQFIQQFKSKKEMLESMQDEYAGFMQGVKEVLKAKETKLTGIEGAVAELLSVPSEVETAIETALGASMQHIVVDHEQNAMKAIQFLKQTRAGRATFLPLNVIKPRQISSADAHQASSIDAFVGVAANLVTFDSKYQNIIGNLLGNIIIAKDLAGANKIAKQVNYRYRIVTLEGDVVSPGGSMSGGSLKQKSNSLLSRQREIDSLADKVATMEKQTHQLEEKVSELRSKLTKKKERLDSLQTEGELLREQEQELKSSLREVEMEEKSLNDRLQLYDREKNSYESERSAADTRLSALQKKLDHAVKSGKELEKTIADLTEKKKNNQSSKEELREAVTLLKIKSAELEQQVANQREKCLRIQEDFYEVESKSKETEEDYWLLEEEMNSSSSGEDSLDEQIQQRRHEKNNALKLIAERRKERTDSFRSIESLEIGLKEAKRQYKQLHDGLRSEEVSINRLDVELESRLTHLREEYELSYEGARLKHRLEMPLQDAKRKVKLIKMAIEELGAVNIGAIEEYDRVSQRFDFLTEQRNDLTEAKDTLYGVISEMDEEMKNRFEETFTSIRSHFGVIFKELFGGGRADLVLTQPDDMLLTGVDIMAQPPGKKLQQLGLLSGGERALTAIALLFAILKVRPVPFCILDEVEAALDDANVNRFAKFLRAFSKETQFIVVTHRKGTMEEADVLYGVTMQESGVSNLVSVRLEETKELVTS; encoded by the coding sequence ATGTTCCTCAAACGAATTGATGTAGCAGGATTTAAATCATTTGCAGAGCGGATACAAGTTGAATTTGTACAAGGGGTCACAGCAGTTGTTGGCCCGAATGGAAGCGGTAAAAGTAACATCTCAGATGCTGTACGCTGGGTGCTGGGTGAACAGTCAGCGAAATCTTTGCGCGGCTCTAAGATGGAAGATATCATCTTCGCAGGTAGTGATCATCGAAAACCATTAAATGTGGCAGAGGTAACACTTACTCTAGATAACGAAGATCAGCATCTGCCTCTTGATTATAATGAAATTTCAATCACGCGAAGAGTCTATCGTTCAGGAGATAGTGAATACTTGATCAATAAACAACAGTGTCGGTTAAAAGATATTGTAGAACTGTTTATGGATTCAGGACTTGGACGTGAAGCCTTCTCTATCATCGGACAAGGCCGGGTAGAGGAGATATTGAGCAGCAAATCGGATGAGCGCAGAAAGATTTTTGAAGAAGCTGCGGGTGTATTAAAGTATAAGACTCGCAAGCAAAAAGCAGAAATAAAGCTTACTGAAACACAAGAAAATTTAAATCGTGTTGAAGACATTCTTCATGAATTAGAAGGACAAGTCGAGCCTCTTAAAATACAAGCATCTATCGCAAGAGACTACCTTGAGAAAAAAGAAGAGCTCGAGATCGTTGAAACGGCAGTTATTGTTCAAGAGATCGAAGACTTGCATGCTCGATGGGAAAAGCAAAAAGAGCTTGTTGCAGAGCTACAGAAGCAAGAATCGGTCCTATCGCTAAAAGTAAAATCAGGTGAGTCTAAGATTGAAAGAGCAAGACTTGATATGCAAGCGATGGATGAATCGATCGATGAACTACAAAGTGCTCTTCTTCTAGCTAGTGAAACACTGGAGAAACTAGAAGGTAAGAAGGAAGTTTTAAAAGAGCGTAAAAAGAATTACGATCAAAATAAAACGTCGCTTTTAGAGCAAATTCAGCTCTACAAGGCAAAAAAAGAAGAGTTGGGAAAACAGCTTTCTGTTGAAAAAGATGTGTTGCAGGATAAAGAGAAACAATTAAAAAGCATCAAAAAGCAAGTAAAAGACGAAGAAGGTCGATTATCCGTTCTTGAAATGGACGTTGAAGCAGAACTAGAAAAGTTAAAAAGTGACTACTTTGAACGGTTGAACGAACAAACAACGATTAAGAACGAGATGCGTTATATTGAGGATCAAGCTCGGCAGCAGAGTTCTAAAAGCTCTCGGCTAGATGAAGAGAATACAAAATACTTGGAACAAAGAGAAGCTTTAAAAGAAACAAGAAAGAACGCTGAAGCTGCTTATCAAATGGCAGAAACACAATTGAAAACAAAGCAGGAAGAATATCAGAGCTTAAAATCAGAGATCTCAATCGAGGATCAAGAAGCGAGAACTCTTCAAGATAAATTGTATCAAGCGTATCAGTTCATTCAGCAGTTTAAATCTAAAAAAGAGATGCTAGAATCCATGCAAGATGAATACGCAGGTTTCATGCAAGGCGTTAAAGAGGTTTTGAAAGCAAAAGAAACGAAGCTCACTGGTATTGAAGGAGCGGTAGCGGAACTTTTATCCGTACCGTCTGAGGTGGAAACGGCAATTGAAACGGCTCTAGGCGCTTCAATGCAGCATATTGTTGTAGATCATGAGCAGAATGCTATGAAAGCTATTCAATTTTTAAAACAAACAAGAGCAGGAAGAGCAACCTTTCTCCCATTGAATGTAATCAAGCCGCGTCAGATCTCTAGTGCAGATGCTCACCAGGCAAGCTCGATCGATGCTTTTGTTGGCGTTGCTGCAAATCTTGTTACCTTTGATTCTAAGTATCAAAACATAATAGGCAATCTTTTAGGAAATATTATCATCGCGAAAGATTTAGCAGGCGCGAACAAGATTGCAAAGCAAGTGAACTACCGTTACCGAATCGTTACTCTCGAAGGAGATGTCGTGTCTCCAGGAGGTTCGATGTCTGGAGGAAGTCTAAAACAAAAAAGCAACTCTCTATTGAGCAGACAAAGAGAGATTGATTCTCTTGCAGACAAAGTGGCAACAATGGAGAAGCAAACACATCAACTAGAGGAAAAGGTTAGTGAATTACGATCAAAACTTACGAAGAAGAAAGAAAGACTAGACTCTCTACAAACGGAAGGAGAGCTCTTAAGAGAACAAGAACAAGAGCTTAAATCTTCTTTACGAGAAGTAGAAATGGAAGAGAAGAGTTTAAACGATAGACTACAGCTGTATGATCGCGAAAAAAATTCCTATGAATCTGAAAGATCGGCTGCAGATACACGGCTTTCGGCTCTACAGAAAAAACTCGATCATGCTGTGAAATCTGGTAAAGAGCTAGAAAAAACGATTGCTGACCTTACTGAGAAAAAGAAGAATAATCAGAGTTCAAAAGAAGAGCTTAGAGAAGCAGTAACACTATTGAAGATAAAATCTGCCGAACTCGAACAGCAGGTCGCCAATCAGCGAGAAAAGTGCTTAAGAATTCAAGAAGATTTTTACGAAGTGGAATCAAAGAGCAAAGAAACAGAAGAAGATTATTGGCTACTTGAAGAAGAGATGAACTCAAGCTCTTCTGGTGAAGATTCTCTTGATGAACAGATTCAACAGCGAAGACATGAAAAGAATAATGCATTGAAATTAATTGCAGAACGAAGAAAAGAAAGAACCGATTCTTTCCGATCGATTGAAAGTTTGGAGATTGGATTAAAAGAGGCAAAAAGGCAATATAAACAACTTCATGATGGCCTTAGATCAGAAGAGGTTAGTATTAATCGCCTCGATGTTGAACTTGAATCAAGGCTTACGCATCTTAGAGAAGAATATGAACTTTCTTACGAAGGCGCAAGATTGAAGCATCGGTTAGAGATGCCGCTTCAAGATGCAAAACGAAAAGTAAAGCTGATCAAAATGGCGATCGAAGAGCTCGGAGCTGTAAACATTGGAGCGATCGAAGAATACGACAGAGTAAGCCAGCGCTTTGATTTTCTTACTGAACAAAGAAATGACCTAACAGAAGCGAAGGATACTCTTTATGGCGTAATTTCTGAGATGGACGAAGAGATGAAGAATCGCTTTGAAGAGACTTTTACTTCTATTCGTTCACACTTCGGTGTTATTTTTAAAGAGTTATTTGGTGGTGGCCGAGCGGATCTTGTTTTAACGCAGCCTGATGATATGCTTTTAACTGGTGTAGATATCATGGCGCAGCCTCCTGGCAAGAAGCTGCAGCAGCTCGGCCTATTATCTGGTGGAGAACGAGCCTTAACTGCTATCGCCTTACTATTTGCAATCCTGAAGGTCAGACCTGTTCCGTTCTGTATTTTAGACGAAGTTGAAGCAGCACTAGATGACGCGAACGTAAATCGATTTGCAAAATTTTTACGTGCGTTTAGCAAAGAAACGCAATTTATCGTTGTTACGCATCGTAAAGGGACAATGGAAGAAGCCGATGTACTGTATGGAGTCACTATGCAGGAATCAGGTGTCTCTAATCTTGTTTCCGTTAGACTTGAAGAAACCAAAGAACTTGTAACATCATAG
- a CDS encoding DUF1128 domain-containing protein, with amino-acid sequence MDLTTQNHENLSFMIEALKKKLQLVNSGLIQPEDYELSKYDDIKELYDMVMKMPSFSIRDMEGIVEELASLKTK; translated from the coding sequence ATGGACTTAACGACTCAGAATCATGAGAACTTATCATTTATGATTGAAGCTTTAAAAAAGAAACTACAGCTTGTTAACAGCGGTCTTATTCAACCCGAAGATTATGAACTCTCAAAGTACGATGACATTAAAGAGCTGTATGATATGGTCATGAAGATGCCATCATTCAGCATTCGAGACATGGAAGGCATCGTAGAAGAACTTGCTTCTCTTAAAACGAAGTAA
- the rnc gene encoding ribonuclease III, with protein MDDKVRIQKVAPIQERLNIKFQNEKLLAQAFTHSSYVNEHRGRTFEDNERLEFLGDAVLELTISQYLYSKFANMSEGELTKLRAAIVCEPSLVLFANDLHFGEFVLLGKGEENTGGRSRPALLADVFEAFIGALYLDQGLEKVKEFLNQYVVPRINEGAFSHVMDFKSQLQEYVQREGLGHIDYRIIQEKGPAHNREFVSEVRLNEASFGIGYGRSKKEAEQHAAQEAIERVSKKS; from the coding sequence ATGGATGATAAGGTGCGCATTCAGAAAGTAGCCCCGATACAAGAGCGTTTAAACATTAAGTTTCAGAATGAAAAATTGTTAGCTCAGGCATTTACGCATTCATCATATGTGAATGAGCATCGAGGAAGAACGTTTGAGGATAATGAAAGACTTGAATTTCTAGGTGATGCCGTTCTTGAATTGACCATATCTCAATATTTATACAGCAAATTTGCAAATATGAGTGAAGGTGAGCTTACGAAACTTAGAGCAGCTATCGTATGTGAGCCATCGCTAGTTCTTTTTGCAAACGATTTGCACTTTGGTGAGTTTGTTTTATTGGGAAAAGGTGAAGAGAATACTGGAGGAAGATCAAGACCAGCCCTTTTAGCAGATGTTTTTGAAGCATTTATTGGAGCGCTATATCTCGATCAAGGACTCGAAAAAGTAAAAGAGTTTTTAAATCAGTATGTGGTACCGCGAATAAACGAAGGTGCTTTTTCTCATGTGATGGATTTTAAAAGTCAGTTACAAGAATACGTACAGCGTGAAGGCTTAGGTCATATCGACTATCGTATCATTCAAGAAAAAGGCCCAGCGCATAATCGAGAGTTTGTGTCTGAGGTAAGATTAAATGAAGCGAGTTTTGGAATCGGGTATGGCAGATCCAAAAAAGAAGCTGAACAACATGCAGCACAAGAAGCGATAGAGAGAGTTTCTAAAAAGAGTTAA
- the acpP gene encoding acyl carrier protein produces the protein MADVLDRVSKIVVDRLGVDASEVKPEASFKEDLGADSLDVVELVMELEDEFELEISDEDAEKIATVGDVVNYINSKQ, from the coding sequence ATGGCAGATGTTTTAGATAGAGTTTCAAAGATTGTTGTGGACCGTTTAGGTGTTGATGCATCTGAGGTTAAGCCTGAAGCTTCCTTTAAAGAAGATCTTGGTGCTGACTCTCTTGATGTAGTTGAACTAGTAATGGAACTTGAAGATGAGTTCGAACTAGAAATTTCTGACGAAGATGCTGAGAAAATTGCAACTGTTGGTGACGTTGTAAATTACATAAACAGCAAACAATAA
- the fabG gene encoding 3-oxoacyl-[acyl-carrier-protein] reductase gives MLSGKSVLVTGASRGIGRAIALYFAKNGAKVAVNYSGSEEKANEVVNEIKENGGTAFAIKADISSSEDVTNMVKTVVDEFGSLDVLVNNAGITRDNLLMRMKEEDWDAVINTNLKGVFLTTKAVTRQMMKQRKGRIINIASIVGVSGNAGQANYVAAKAGVIGLTKTAAKELSSRGITVNAIAPGFIETDMTGKLEEGIKTEMLRNIPLARFGQPDDIASAAAFLASDASSYITGQTLHVDGGMVM, from the coding sequence ATGCTTAGTGGAAAATCAGTTTTAGTAACAGGTGCCTCTCGAGGAATCGGACGTGCGATCGCTTTGTATTTTGCAAAAAATGGCGCAAAAGTAGCGGTGAATTATTCTGGTAGTGAAGAAAAGGCTAATGAAGTCGTAAATGAAATAAAAGAAAACGGTGGAACTGCTTTTGCGATCAAAGCAGATATCTCCTCCTCAGAAGATGTTACGAACATGGTTAAAACAGTTGTTGATGAGTTTGGAAGTCTCGACGTTCTCGTAAATAACGCAGGAATCACGAGAGATAACCTTTTGATGAGAATGAAAGAAGAAGACTGGGATGCGGTTATCAATACGAATCTTAAAGGCGTTTTCTTGACTACAAAAGCTGTAACAAGACAGATGATGAAACAAAGAAAAGGCCGTATTATTAATATCGCATCCATTGTTGGTGTGTCAGGAAACGCAGGACAAGCAAACTATGTCGCTGCAAAAGCTGGTGTGATCGGCTTAACGAAAACAGCTGCAAAAGAACTTTCTTCAAGAGGAATCACAGTTAATGCCATTGCACCAGGTTTCATCGAGACAGATATGACTGGTAAACTAGAAGAAGGAATTAAAACAGAAATGCTTAGAAACATTCCGCTCGCTCGTTTTGGGCAGCCTGATGATATCGCATCAGCGGCAGCGTTCTTAGCGAGTGATGCTAGTTCTTATATCACTGGCCAAACCCTCCATGTCGACGGCGGAATGGTGATGTAA